A window from Chrysemys picta bellii isolate R12L10 chromosome 2, ASM1138683v2, whole genome shotgun sequence encodes these proteins:
- the NHLRC1 gene encoding E3 ubiquitin-protein ligase NHLRC1, with product MSARAPDRMQIMTELVNETEVSLLECKVCFEKYSQKKKHRPRNLPCGHVICLECVFSLAHPRNFRLECPFCRRACKSSETSDCLPLLHLIEILSRATNIPLASGTTTGTGDEAAVSASLGLTFNLSFGGWGTLINPTGIAMCRGSDCVVVAHDGKKRIKLFGLSGSCIQQFGERGDAGNDIKYPLDVTVTLDGHVVVTDSGDRSVKVFDFNGRGKLIIRESFCLPWGLDTTPENEIILSDPEAGALSRLTANFKKGELKKVQKIQSNLCNPREVAVSQTSGIIAVIEHLIAKGPNYSSTRVKIFSADMKLIGQMDSFGLNLVFPSKIYASDLAFDREGHIIVADAYNRVVLCLGKPEEFPVLRPIITQGLSYPVALTYTANNSLIVLDSGDHSIKVYTAS from the coding sequence ATGTCTGCCAGGGCCCCTGATAGAATGCAGATTATGACAGAACTGGTCAACGAAACTGAGGTCAGTCTACTTGAATGCAAAGTGTGTTTTGAAAAATATAGCCAGAAGAAGAAACACCGGCCAAGGAACTTGCCTTGTGGACATGTTATATGCTTGGAGTGTGTATTCTCTCTAGCACACCCAAGGAATTTTAGGTTGGAGTGCCCTTTCTGTCGAAGAGCTTGCAAATCCTCAGAGACAAGTGACTGCTTACCATTGCTTCACCTGATAGAGATCTTAAGCCGCGCAACTAATATTCCTTTAGCTTCAGGAACAACAACTGGGACAGGTGATGAAGCAGCTGTATCAGCATCTCTTGGCTTAACGTTCAACCTTTCTTTCGGAGGCTGGGGGACGCTGATCAATCCGACTGGGATTGCAATGTGTCGGGGGTCTGACTGTGTAGTAGTGGCACATGATGGCAAAAAAAGGATTAAGCTGTTTGGCTTGAGTGGAAGCTGTATACAACAGTTTGGGGAAAGAGGAGATGCAGGCAATGATATTAAATACCCACTTGACGTGACAGTCACATTGGATGGCCACGTGGTTGTCACAGACAGCGGAGATCGCTCTGTGAAAGTGTTTGATTTTAACGGAAGAGGCAAGCTAATTATCAGGGAATCCTTTTGTTTGCCATGGGGTTTGGATACCACCCCAGAGAATGAAATTATCCTGTCTGATCCAGAAGCAGGTGCTCTTTCTCGCTTGAcagccaattttaaaaaaggagaactAAAGAAGGTTCAGAAGATCCAGTCTAACTTATGCAACCCAAGAGAGGTGGCAGTTTCTCAGACTTCTGGAATTATCGCTGTAATAGAGCACCTGATAGCTAAGGGACCAAACTACAGCAGCACAAGAGTGAAGATATTCAGTGCCGACATGAAACTCATTGGCCAGATGGATAGTTTTGGTCTAAACCTAGTGTTTCCCTCCAAAATATATGCCTCTGATTTGGCCTTTGACAGAGAGGGACACATAATAGTAGCAGATGCCTATAACCGAGTTGTATTGTGCTTAGGAAAACCTGAGGAATTTCCTGTCTTAAGGCCCATAATTACCCAAGGGCTTTCTTATCCTGTGGCATTGACTTACACAGCAAACAATTCTCTGATTGTCTTAGACAGTGGTGATCATTCAATTAAAGTATATACTGCTAGCTGA